A DNA window from Tachysurus vachellii isolate PV-2020 chromosome 20, HZAU_Pvac_v1, whole genome shotgun sequence contains the following coding sequences:
- the c20h5orf63 gene encoding glutaredoxin-like protein C5orf63 homolog isoform X1, with the protein MDMITLLPKLLHQIKTPSQFIRTTCLQRSLPILTLFTKDPCPLCDEAKEMLEPYKHRFILQEVDITVPENSVWYDRYKYDIPVFHLNGQFLMMHRVNIAVLEKRLAKSEKELV; encoded by the exons atgg ATATGATCACACTACTTCCAAAACTTCTCCACCAGATAAAGACTCCTTCTCAATTCATCAGGACCACATGTTTACAGAGGTCTTTACCTATTTTAACTCTCTTCACAAAG GATCCGTGTCCCTTGTGTGATGAAGCGAAAGAAATGCTTGAACCATATAAACATAGG TTTATATTGCAGGAGGTTGACATTACTGTTCCTGAGAACAGCGTGTGGTACGACAGATACAAGTACGACATCCCAGTTTTTCATCTGAATGGACAGTTTTTGATGATGCATCGTGTGAACATAGCAGTACTGGAAAAGCGGCTGGCCAAATCAGAGAAAGAACTAGTTTAA
- the c20h5orf63 gene encoding glutaredoxin-like protein C5orf63 homolog isoform X3, protein MDMITLLPKLLHQIKTPSQFIRTTCLQRSLPILTLFTKDPCPLCDEAKEMLEPYKHREVDITVPENSVWYDRYKYDIPVFHLNGQFLMMHRVNIAVLEKRLAKSEKELV, encoded by the exons atgg ATATGATCACACTACTTCCAAAACTTCTCCACCAGATAAAGACTCCTTCTCAATTCATCAGGACCACATGTTTACAGAGGTCTTTACCTATTTTAACTCTCTTCACAAAG GATCCGTGTCCCTTGTGTGATGAAGCGAAAGAAATGCTTGAACCATATAAACATAGG GAGGTTGACATTACTGTTCCTGAGAACAGCGTGTGGTACGACAGATACAAGTACGACATCCCAGTTTTTCATCTGAATGGACAGTTTTTGATGATGCATCGTGTGAACATAGCAGTACTGGAAAAGCGGCTGGCCAAATCAGAGAAAGAACTAGTTTAA
- the c20h5orf63 gene encoding glutaredoxin-like protein C5orf63 homolog isoform X2 has protein sequence MITLLPKLLHQIKTPSQFIRTTCLQRSLPILTLFTKDPCPLCDEAKEMLEPYKHRFILQEVDITVPENSVWYDRYKYDIPVFHLNGQFLMMHRVNIAVLEKRLAKSEKELV, from the exons ATGATCACACTACTTCCAAAACTTCTCCACCAGATAAAGACTCCTTCTCAATTCATCAGGACCACATGTTTACAGAGGTCTTTACCTATTTTAACTCTCTTCACAAAG GATCCGTGTCCCTTGTGTGATGAAGCGAAAGAAATGCTTGAACCATATAAACATAGG TTTATATTGCAGGAGGTTGACATTACTGTTCCTGAGAACAGCGTGTGGTACGACAGATACAAGTACGACATCCCAGTTTTTCATCTGAATGGACAGTTTTTGATGATGCATCGTGTGAACATAGCAGTACTGGAAAAGCGGCTGGCCAAATCAGAGAAAGAACTAGTTTAA